A stretch of Stenotrophomonas indicatrix DNA encodes these proteins:
- a CDS encoding ABC transporter ATP-binding protein, producing MTNAPIAIPTLRADALEKGFVSGDVHVPVLRGLSLDIYPGELTLVSGPSGCGKSTLLSLMSGLSTPDGGRVHALGQDVSHMTRSEVERFRLHHVGFVFQGFNLFPALTALEQVQLPLGYRGMRNRDSEPLARQALDEVGLSHRSHMRPAQLSGGEKQRVAVARAFAKSPTLIFADEPTSALDAENGQRVIDILHRYARAHQATVLCVSHDPRLIRHADRVIAMEDGTVRDDRRQNETVEPSP from the coding sequence ATGACGAATGCTCCCATCGCGATCCCGACCCTGCGTGCCGACGCACTCGAAAAGGGCTTCGTGTCCGGCGATGTGCATGTGCCCGTGCTGCGTGGCCTGTCGCTGGACATCTATCCCGGCGAATTGACCTTGGTATCGGGCCCCTCCGGCTGCGGCAAGAGCACGCTGCTGTCGCTGATGTCCGGGCTCTCAACGCCTGATGGCGGTCGCGTGCATGCGCTTGGCCAGGACGTCAGCCACATGACCCGCAGCGAGGTGGAGCGCTTCCGTCTGCACCACGTCGGTTTCGTGTTCCAGGGCTTCAACCTGTTCCCGGCGCTGACGGCGCTGGAGCAGGTGCAGCTGCCGTTGGGCTATCGCGGCATGCGCAACCGCGACAGCGAGCCGTTGGCGCGGCAGGCGCTGGACGAAGTCGGCCTCTCGCACCGCAGCCACATGCGCCCGGCACAGCTGTCCGGCGGCGAGAAGCAGCGCGTAGCCGTCGCCCGTGCGTTCGCCAAGTCACCCACGCTGATCTTCGCCGATGAGCCCACCAGCGCACTGGACGCCGAGAACGGCCAGCGCGTGATCGACATCCTGCACCGCTATGCACGCGCGCATCAGGCCACGGTGTTGTGTGTAAGCCATGATCCACGCCTGATCCGCCATGCGGATCGGGTGATCGCCATGGAAGACGGCACGGTCCGCGATGACCGCCGCCAGAACGAAACCGTAGAGCCCAGCCCATGA
- a CDS encoding HlyD family secretion protein, which produces MTRMPPLFSLSFSLGAALLLGACSKDAPVPAQPTAATAASADNVAVARGIIDVEGGLIALVPAMDGSVSTAPVKEGAVVRKGDVLLTLDGALLEQEVGMANADLALATDRLKGSQAQLRELERNATRLATGASEGVSSSQQADAARQQLAGVRADVDVAGAQVDLAQHKLEHARLKLRQMSLTAPDAGIVVGQVPGVGAFVQAGKPAMSLLPARPLQVRAELSAAYADAVQVGMRATVVIDSDGAEGKPLPVARVVRISPVFAQARLPEDAGRGVAKVVECVLEFESAAKARVGQHVRVEFHR; this is translated from the coding sequence ATGACCAGAATGCCGCCGTTGTTCTCCCTCAGCTTCTCCTTGGGCGCGGCATTGCTGCTGGGTGCCTGCAGCAAGGATGCACCCGTACCCGCGCAGCCGACCGCTGCCACGGCCGCCAGCGCGGACAACGTCGCCGTCGCGCGCGGCATCATCGATGTGGAAGGCGGGCTGATTGCACTGGTACCAGCGATGGATGGTTCGGTCAGCACCGCACCGGTGAAGGAAGGGGCGGTGGTGCGCAAGGGCGATGTCCTGCTCACCCTGGATGGCGCACTGCTTGAACAGGAGGTGGGCATGGCCAATGCCGATCTCGCGCTGGCCACCGATCGGCTGAAGGGCAGCCAGGCGCAGCTGCGCGAACTGGAGCGCAACGCCACCCGCCTGGCCACCGGCGCCAGTGAAGGCGTGTCGTCCAGCCAGCAGGCCGACGCAGCGAGGCAGCAGCTGGCCGGCGTCCGCGCCGATGTGGATGTGGCCGGAGCGCAGGTCGACCTGGCCCAGCACAAGCTGGAGCACGCCAGGCTCAAGCTGCGACAGATGTCGCTGACCGCACCGGACGCCGGCATCGTGGTCGGCCAAGTGCCGGGCGTGGGTGCGTTCGTGCAGGCCGGCAAGCCGGCGATGTCACTGTTGCCGGCTCGACCGTTGCAGGTGCGTGCCGAGCTGAGTGCGGCCTACGCCGATGCCGTGCAGGTTGGCATGCGTGCGACGGTGGTGATCGATAGCGATGGCGCAGAGGGCAAGCCACTGCCGGTGGCACGTGTGGTCCGCATCAGCCCGGTGTTCGCGCAGGCACGATTGCCCGAAGACGCAGGGCGCGGCGTGGCCAAGGTGGTGGAGTGCGTGCTGGAATTCGAGAGCGCCGCCAAGGCGCGCGTCGGCCAGCATGTGCGGGTGGAGTTCCACAGGTAG
- a CDS encoding DUF998 domain-containing protein, which translates to MRNLAIQQAVYVPLGAMLALIAFAFTVPGYHPLSQHLSELGLMQGLPAKAVQVGAVVSGSAIIVFSLALLAQGRRFALTVLTSILFGVSMVSNGVFTTGSPLHGLYGIGIFSILTPLLFLAELGPAASTRMAWIARAISLLGMAYLWLMLSGFDPEPYRGLTQRIALLPAFGWYTFAALELSRSRR; encoded by the coding sequence GTGCGGAACCTGGCCATCCAGCAGGCGGTGTACGTTCCCCTCGGCGCCATGCTGGCGCTGATCGCTTTTGCATTCACCGTGCCCGGCTACCACCCGCTCTCCCAGCATCTCAGCGAGCTGGGCCTGATGCAGGGGCTGCCAGCCAAGGCGGTGCAGGTCGGCGCGGTGGTCAGTGGCTCGGCCATCATCGTCTTCAGCCTTGCATTGCTCGCGCAAGGTCGCCGTTTCGCGCTCACTGTGCTCACCTCCATCCTGTTCGGGGTGTCCATGGTCAGCAATGGCGTCTTCACCACGGGCAGCCCGCTGCATGGCCTCTATGGCATCGGCATCTTCTCGATCCTGACCCCGCTGCTGTTCCTGGCCGAGCTGGGCCCTGCTGCGTCGACGCGGATGGCCTGGATTGCGCGTGCCATCTCGCTGCTGGGGATGGCCTATCTGTGGCTGATGCTTTCCGGATTCGACCCGGAGCCCTATCGCGGCCTCACCCAGCGCATCGCGCTGCTGCCGGCGTTCGGCTGGTACACCTTCGCCGCGCTGGAGCTGAGTCGATCCCGGCGCTGA
- a CDS encoding DUF4124 domain-containing protein, with product MNMKSGIVLALLLVAPLASAQVYKCKGASGETTYSQHPCGAGAEPMKLRSNRAAAESAGELANRTAVYRTAELNDAGIVERNCLQSEQSRIYGPLESRSQAVNQQVADLNRQLAAASSNLAGATSESGIRAQISSLQQSLSSERTSADSQMTTARERCSSARRDREKEVREKYSNAPASSP from the coding sequence ATGAACATGAAATCTGGCATCGTCCTGGCATTACTGCTGGTCGCGCCGCTGGCATCGGCACAGGTCTACAAGTGCAAGGGTGCGTCCGGTGAAACCACCTATTCACAGCATCCGTGCGGTGCCGGCGCAGAACCGATGAAGCTGCGCTCCAACCGCGCCGCAGCGGAATCGGCTGGCGAGCTTGCCAACCGCACCGCAGTCTATCGCACTGCCGAATTGAATGACGCCGGCATTGTCGAGCGCAACTGCCTGCAGAGCGAGCAGTCGCGCATCTACGGCCCGCTGGAATCGCGCAGCCAAGCGGTCAATCAGCAGGTGGCCGATCTGAACCGGCAGCTGGCTGCAGCGAGCAGCAATCTCGCCGGCGCCACCAGCGAATCCGGCATCCGTGCGCAGATTTCCAGTCTGCAGCAGTCGTTGAGTTCTGAACGGACCTCGGCCGACAGCCAGATGACGACAGCCCGCGAGCGCTGCTCGAGTGCGCGTCGCGACCGCGAAAAGGAGGTTCGCGAGAAGTACTCCAACGCGCCAGCGTCTTCTCCCTGA
- a CDS encoding flavin reductase family protein has translation MPPEDFQRRCITPSALYPGTPVVLMTTLNEDGSANISPLSSFWALGDRVVLGIGEQGQGCSNLLTRGECVLNFADATQAVQVEAIARATARTPVPESKRAMGYVHVSDKFALGGFSRVDSVQVAPPAIAECPLQVEVALLASHRPSGTQDQGFMIVEGRICRVHAHEAITVAGTQHIDVRRWAPLIYLFRHYVGTTTPMARNFRADDPLPLTA, from the coding sequence ATGCCACCGGAAGATTTCCAACGCCGCTGCATCACCCCCTCCGCGCTCTACCCGGGAACACCGGTGGTGCTGATGACCACGTTGAATGAAGACGGCAGTGCGAACATCAGCCCGCTTTCGTCATTCTGGGCGCTGGGCGACCGCGTGGTGCTCGGTATCGGCGAACAGGGCCAAGGCTGCAGCAACCTTCTGACACGCGGCGAATGCGTACTGAACTTCGCAGATGCCACGCAGGCGGTGCAGGTCGAGGCCATCGCCCGCGCCACCGCTCGCACCCCGGTGCCGGAATCGAAGCGTGCCATGGGGTACGTGCATGTGTCTGACAAGTTCGCACTGGGCGGCTTCAGCCGCGTCGACTCGGTGCAGGTGGCACCGCCGGCGATTGCCGAATGCCCGCTGCAGGTGGAGGTCGCGCTGCTCGCCTCGCACCGGCCCAGCGGAACGCAGGATCAGGGCTTCATGATCGTCGAAGGACGGATCTGCCGGGTGCATGCGCACGAGGCGATCACCGTTGCCGGTACCCAGCACATCGACGTGCGGCGCTGGGCACCGTTGATCTACCTGTTCCGCCACTATGTGGGTACCACCACGCCGATGGCGCGCAATTTCCGCGCTGACGATCCTTTGCCGCTGACTGCATGA
- a CDS encoding ArsR/SmtB family transcription factor — protein sequence MTVHCAGARMLRSGSKDARKAACHNAAMVQTSRSFIHVGTLVGDHARAAMLLTLMDGRAHTASELAGVAGISPQTASSHLRRLLDGGILAVEVQGRHRYHRIASTEVADMLEGILRFSDQRLPLSPRNVRVDAGFRRARTCYRHLAGEYAVAICDHLLSTGAITAAADHWQMTAHGADVLRAVGHPLEALIARSPQVTPARYCRGCLDCTERRPHMAGMVGEALLESFLQNHWLRRLAGRRDLQVTPAGQEAFRRLFDVRA from the coding sequence ATGACTGTGCACTGTGCAGGGGCGCGCATGCTTCGATCCGGGTCGAAGGATGCGCGGAAAGCGGCATGCCACAATGCGGCCATGGTCCAGACGTCCCGCTCCTTCATCCATGTCGGCACGCTGGTCGGTGACCATGCACGCGCGGCCATGCTGTTGACGTTGATGGATGGCCGGGCGCACACGGCGTCCGAGCTGGCCGGCGTGGCTGGCATCTCGCCGCAGACGGCAAGCAGTCATCTACGGCGGTTGCTCGACGGCGGCATCCTGGCCGTGGAGGTGCAGGGACGCCACCGCTATCACCGGATTGCCTCAACCGAGGTCGCCGACATGCTGGAAGGCATCCTGCGTTTCAGCGATCAACGGCTACCGCTTTCTCCACGAAACGTACGGGTCGATGCCGGCTTCCGTAGGGCGCGCACCTGCTACCGGCACCTGGCGGGTGAATACGCTGTCGCCATCTGTGACCACCTGCTGAGCACCGGAGCGATTACCGCGGCGGCAGACCACTGGCAGATGACGGCTCATGGCGCTGACGTCCTGCGCGCGGTGGGTCATCCGCTGGAAGCGTTGATCGCGCGATCGCCACAGGTGACGCCCGCGCGATACTGCCGCGGCTGCCTGGACTGCACCGAGCGGCGCCCGCACATGGCCGGCATGGTGGGTGAAGCACTGCTGGAGAGTTTCCTGCAGAACCACTGGCTGCGTCGCCTCGCGGGGCGGCGCGACCTGCAGGTCACACCTGCCGGGCAGGAGGCATTCCGCAGGCTGTTCGACGTACGCGCCTGA
- a CDS encoding alpha/beta hydrolase family protein: protein MRTFHRLVLALVLLLPHVSQAAAPPAPPRTSSGELQGARWRLDVPAGWNGELVMLAHGYEPVGVPQPSPMPANDSTASLLAAGYAVAQSAYARQGWAVADAIVDMERLRAHALSELKDVRRTWILGFSMGGAVAIATLERLPQHYNGGVSLCGANLPGEQLANDLLTTLVAFDYFVPEPKGLPRQGLASAEAAALPQMELYQGIAAALQTRPAVAAQLAARLQVSVEALPGTISLHAMILHELATRAGGMPVGNVTSVYRGFGDDKAFNAGVQRLAPAAPAQRYVREKLALTGALKRPLVIQFNNNDPSIVPRMQAVYPQLAEHAGATPLPRVLPAVGEGHCGFADSQVVEALKAAAAPY from the coding sequence ATGCGAACCTTCCACCGGCTGGTCCTGGCACTGGTCCTGCTGCTTCCGCACGTGTCGCAGGCCGCCGCGCCGCCCGCCCCGCCACGCACCTCCAGCGGTGAACTGCAGGGCGCGCGCTGGCGCCTGGACGTGCCCGCCGGCTGGAACGGCGAACTGGTGATGCTGGCGCATGGCTATGAACCAGTGGGCGTGCCGCAGCCATCACCGATGCCGGCCAACGACAGCACCGCCAGCCTGCTTGCAGCGGGCTATGCCGTGGCGCAGAGCGCCTATGCCAGGCAGGGCTGGGCGGTGGCAGATGCGATCGTGGACATGGAGCGCCTGCGCGCGCACGCCCTGTCCGAATTGAAGGACGTGCGTCGCACCTGGATTCTCGGCTTTTCGATGGGCGGTGCGGTGGCCATCGCCACCCTCGAACGCCTGCCACAGCACTACAACGGCGGCGTTTCGCTGTGCGGGGCCAACCTGCCCGGCGAACAACTGGCCAATGACCTGCTGACCACCCTGGTGGCGTTCGACTATTTCGTCCCCGAGCCCAAGGGACTGCCTCGGCAGGGCTTGGCATCGGCGGAAGCTGCGGCACTGCCGCAGATGGAGCTCTATCAAGGCATCGCCGCCGCGCTTCAGACCCGGCCGGCCGTCGCTGCGCAACTGGCTGCACGGCTGCAGGTAAGCGTGGAGGCATTGCCGGGCACGATCAGCCTGCACGCGATGATCCTGCACGAACTGGCCACGCGCGCCGGCGGCATGCCGGTCGGCAACGTTACGTCCGTCTACCGCGGATTCGGTGACGACAAGGCGTTCAACGCGGGCGTGCAGCGGCTGGCACCTGCTGCGCCGGCACAGCGATACGTGCGCGAAAAGCTGGCGTTGACCGGCGCGCTCAAGCGACCGCTGGTGATCCAGTTCAACAACAACGACCCGAGCATCGTGCCGCGCATGCAGGCGGTGTATCCGCAACTGGCCGAGCACGCTGGCGCCACGCCATTGCCGCGCGTACTGCCTGCGGTGGGCGAAGGCCACTGCGGCTTTGCGGATTCACAGGTGGTCGAGGCGTTGAAGGCAGCCGCGGCTCCCTACTGA
- a CDS encoding AraC family transcriptional regulator, translating to MVDRLAILLERFAVTASVFHAGALCGINSLEGEGEAGQLHLVRRGPLQVSHGTQTVQVDVPSLLLYPRPLPHRFHTDPQHGADMACANLHFEGGRLNPISAALPDFICLPLAELYGGHAALELLFEEAFEQRCGRTVMVNRLFEVVMIQVLRQLMEGGEMRGGLFAGLGHPRLRLALVAMHEAPAQAWTLEDLADVAGMSRSVFAASFREAMGTTPGQYLQGWRVGLAQQALRQGRPLKRIADEVGYGSEAALSRAFKAHTGQSPRQWRGQARAAAG from the coding sequence ATGGTCGATCGCCTCGCCATCCTGCTCGAACGCTTCGCGGTCACCGCCTCGGTGTTTCATGCCGGCGCGCTGTGTGGCATCAACAGTCTCGAAGGAGAGGGCGAGGCCGGCCAGCTGCACCTGGTGCGGCGCGGTCCGTTGCAGGTCAGTCATGGCACGCAGACGGTGCAGGTCGACGTTCCCAGCCTGCTGCTGTATCCGCGCCCGCTGCCGCATCGCTTCCACACCGATCCTCAGCACGGCGCCGACATGGCCTGCGCCAACCTCCATTTCGAGGGCGGCAGGCTCAACCCGATCAGTGCCGCGCTGCCCGATTTCATCTGCCTGCCGTTGGCCGAACTGTATGGCGGCCATGCCGCCCTGGAGCTGTTGTTCGAGGAGGCATTCGAGCAGCGCTGCGGTCGCACGGTGATGGTCAACCGCCTGTTCGAGGTGGTGATGATCCAGGTGCTGCGGCAGTTGATGGAGGGGGGCGAGATGCGCGGCGGCCTGTTCGCCGGGCTTGGCCATCCACGGCTGCGGTTGGCGCTGGTGGCCATGCACGAGGCCCCCGCCCAGGCCTGGACACTGGAAGATCTGGCCGACGTTGCAGGCATGTCGCGCAGCGTGTTCGCCGCCAGTTTCCGCGAGGCCATGGGAACCACGCCCGGGCAGTATCTGCAGGGCTGGCGGGTAGGCCTGGCGCAGCAGGCGTTGCGGCAGGGGCGGCCGTTGAAACGGATCGCCGACGAGGTTGGCTATGGCAGCGAGGCCGCGTTGTCTCGGGCGTTCAAGGCACACACCGGGCAATCGCCACGGCAGTGGCGCGGACAGGCGCGCGCTGCTGCCGGCTGA